A single window of Thalassomonas viridans DNA harbors:
- a CDS encoding type IV pilin protein, with product MMNYSEKYKGLTLIEVLITMAIIAILAAVVYPAYVDVTGRSNRSEAQRELSRLAFLQEQFFADNRTYTADMTDLGAPADPYITESGNYSIDATIGAGGTTFDLKATAKGNQASVDASCITLSIDEALVKTASSENCWEQ from the coding sequence ATGATGAATTATAGTGAAAAATATAAAGGTCTTACCTTGATTGAAGTTTTGATCACTATGGCGATTATCGCCATTTTGGCCGCCGTGGTCTATCCGGCATATGTGGATGTGACCGGACGCAGCAACCGCAGTGAAGCTCAGCGGGAGTTGAGCCGGCTGGCATTTTTACAAGAGCAGTTTTTTGCCGACAACCGCACCTATACCGCAGATATGACGGATTTGGGGGCACCGGCGGATCCTTATATCACAGAGTCCGGGAACTACAGCATAGATGCCACCATAGGGGCCGGCGGCACAACATTTGACCTTAAAGCGACGGCAAAAGGTAATCAGGCCTCGGTTGATGCTTCCTGTATTACCTTATCTATAGACGAAGCCCTGGTGAAAACCGCCTCTTCGGAAAACTGTTGGGAGCAATAA
- the rluD gene encoding 23S rRNA pseudouridine(1911/1915/1917) synthase RluD: MAEIIQHREVVPESCLGKRLDQTLAEMFPDYSRSRLKEWILAGQVTVNGAVITKAREKMFGGEQIAIEAEIEAEVRFDPQDIPLNIVYEDEDILVINKPAGLVVHPGAGNPDGTVLNALLHHCPELEIVPRAGIVHRLDKDTTGLMVVAKTIAAQTNLVEALQAREITREYEAIANGLMTAGGVVDEPIGRHATKRTHMAVTFSGRPSVTHYRVLEKYRLHTRLRLRLETGRTHQIRVHMAHITHPLVGDPVYGGRPRPPKNATDDLREVLRGFKRQALHAAMLSLYHPITGEQMTWYADIPEDFAHLAQVLREDTKTNQSEY, translated from the coding sequence ATGGCTGAGATAATTCAACATAGAGAAGTTGTTCCTGAATCGTGTTTGGGAAAACGTTTAGACCAAACATTAGCGGAAATGTTTCCTGATTATTCGCGTTCCCGGTTAAAAGAATGGATCTTGGCCGGACAAGTCACTGTTAACGGGGCGGTGATAACCAAGGCCAGGGAAAAAATGTTTGGCGGGGAGCAGATTGCCATTGAAGCTGAAATTGAAGCCGAAGTGCGTTTTGATCCTCAGGATATCCCGCTTAATATCGTTTATGAAGATGAGGATATTCTGGTGATCAATAAACCGGCAGGGCTGGTGGTGCATCCCGGAGCCGGTAATCCGGACGGCACGGTATTAAATGCCCTGCTGCATCATTGCCCTGAACTGGAGATTGTGCCCAGGGCCGGTATTGTTCATCGCCTGGATAAGGATACTACGGGTTTAATGGTGGTGGCAAAAACCATAGCTGCGCAAACCAACCTGGTTGAAGCCCTGCAGGCGCGGGAAATAACCCGGGAATATGAAGCCATAGCCAATGGCCTGATGACCGCCGGCGGTGTGGTGGATGAGCCCATAGGCCGCCATGCCACTAAGCGTACCCATATGGCGGTGACTTTTTCCGGCCGTCCTTCGGTGACCCATTACCGGGTGCTGGAAAAATACCGTTTGCATACCCGGTTGCGCCTGCGTCTGGAAACCGGCCGTACCCACCAGATCCGTGTGCATATGGCCCATATCACCCATCCTCTGGTAGGGGATCCGGTTTATGGCGGCAGACCCAGGCCGCCGAAAAATGCCACCGATGATTTACGCGAGGTGTTAAGAGGTTTTAAACGCCAGGCGCTGCATGCGGCCATGTTATCCCTTTACCATCCGATCACCGGAGAACAGATGACCTGGTATGCCGATATCCCGGAAGATTTTGCCCATCTGGCCCAGGTATTGCGCGAAGATACCAAAACCAATCAAAGTGAATATTAA
- a CDS encoding GspH/FimT family pseudopilin: MHKQSGITLFELMFTVAILGILTAIALPNFGSFTAQLRVDSEISELHRLLLVARNNAINLGQNVTVCPLDSSASCDGDWQGQVSVFTDSNNNGKYEASLNEQLIKVKSAVSSGDLLQYSRDSLTYTPAGRTTGLVTGTFDYCPHGYDDLSRGIVVASSGRAYISSDIDNDGKDESRSGSEITCS; this comes from the coding sequence ATGCATAAACAAAGTGGCATCACATTATTTGAATTAATGTTTACCGTGGCTATTCTGGGGATATTAACGGCTATTGCTCTGCCTAACTTTGGCAGTTTCACCGCCCAGCTGAGGGTAGACAGCGAAATATCTGAATTACATCGCCTGTTACTCGTTGCCCGTAACAATGCCATTAACCTGGGGCAAAACGTTACTGTATGCCCGTTAGACTCAAGTGCTTCCTGTGACGGCGACTGGCAGGGACAGGTCAGTGTTTTTACCGACAGCAACAACAACGGAAAATATGAAGCGTCGCTGAATGAACAACTTATCAAGGTAAAAAGCGCGGTATCCAGCGGCGATCTGCTGCAGTATTCCCGTGATTCCTTAACCTATACCCCGGCAGGCAGAACAACCGGGCTGGTAACCGGTACCTTTGACTATTGCCCGCACGGATATGATGACTTATCACGGGGCATAGTGGTTGCCAGCTCAGGCAGGGCTTATATATCCTCAGACATAGACAATGACGGCAAAGATGAAAGCCGCAGCGGCAGCGAAATTACCTGCAGTTAA
- the nadE gene encoding ammonia-dependent NAD(+) synthetase, which translates to MDQQLIIAETKVLPEIDVEFEIRRRVDFIKKQLVNSGLKNLVLGISGGVDSSTCGRLAQLAVNELNDEQGEHYQFIAVRLPYDVQADEADAQLALNFIQPSKSLSTNVMAGVNGIHEEAVRAMSDSNLLDASPGAIDFAKGNVKARTRMVMQYHIAALVGGLVLGTDHSAENITGFFTKWGDGACDLVPLFGLSKRQVRQIAQHLGAPDSLVVKAPTADLEELSPGKKDEDALGLTYQQLDDFLEGKPVTEEVKALIISIYKKTQHKRQPIPTIYD; encoded by the coding sequence ATGGATCAGCAATTAATCATTGCAGAAACGAAAGTCTTACCTGAAATTGATGTCGAATTCGAGATCAGGCGCCGCGTCGACTTTATTAAAAAACAGTTAGTCAACTCAGGCTTAAAAAACCTGGTGCTGGGCATCAGTGGCGGCGTTGATTCATCCACCTGCGGCCGTTTAGCCCAGCTGGCGGTAAATGAACTTAATGATGAACAGGGAGAACACTACCAGTTTATCGCCGTTCGCCTGCCCTATGATGTTCAGGCGGATGAAGCTGATGCCCAACTGGCCCTTAACTTTATTCAGCCGAGTAAAAGCCTGTCCACCAATGTGATGGCGGGAGTTAACGGTATTCATGAAGAAGCCGTTCGGGCCATGTCCGACAGCAATTTGCTGGACGCCTCTCCCGGCGCCATAGATTTCGCCAAAGGCAATGTCAAGGCCCGCACCCGTATGGTGATGCAATACCATATTGCCGCCTTAGTCGGAGGCCTTGTCTTAGGTACAGATCACTCGGCAGAAAATATTACCGGCTTTTTCACTAAATGGGGGGACGGCGCATGCGATCTGGTGCCGCTATTCGGCCTTTCCAAACGCCAGGTCAGGCAAATCGCCCAACACCTGGGAGCCCCGGATTCCCTGGTGGTCAAGGCCCCTACGGCGGATCTGGAAGAATTGTCTCCGGGCAAAAAAGACGAAGATGCACTGGGCTTAACCTACCAGCAACTGGACGATTTCCTCGAAGGAAAACCGGTGACAGAAGAGGTGAAAGCCTTAATCATCAGCATCTATAAAAAAACCCAACATAAACGCCAGCCAATCCCCACAATTTATGATTAA
- a CDS encoding pilus assembly protein has product MKKWMLSALVYWFCVPSFSEDIELYIGDLSQRVGKKPQVLIIFDNSGSMNTVESVKAPYDPDITYPAIGGYNSLSEDFIYFEKQTGPELGAPVPDSPSETRRFLAAINSCDTAREKLAAVGRYTGYIREYRFQGQNGSWQELPDNNGANIEILDCFDDIQLEDPDNAGVEKNGGTIEPLPDGYPVDGLGTKQNPVYYTSDINASNTALGSGSVVTLYSDNYLRWSQSEAIDSVELTRLAIAKDTVTDLIESAPSVDFGLQIFNYNFPGEHTRDGGRIVMGIQEMTASSRQNLVDLIDQELDAETNTPLCESLYEVSRYLGGKSVDFGDNDSNSGAAYKGNTPPRDTSIESSGSYISPYRGCSNEVFVILITDGEPTEDRAADTAIASLPGMGSLFQNNYLPALAQWMHNNDINDNLDDKQISTLFTVGFGKDAESAEELLSKAAELGGGQYYPATDPNDLLASLQSALLEILSINTSFTAPSVASNNFDRTETLDAVYYAMFLPAQGPRWQGNLKKLKVTGGGLVDREGKDAIGSNGSILASAKTFWSTSAQADGEDVQAGGVAEMLRAKTDRVIYSDLGSSGALVPFTRSNSESHYGGSANLAAVLNVSEDDIDNTLNWCRGIDVDDSDLDGVTSDIRFDVFGDPLHSKPLVVNYGGSSDSQDVRILVGTNAGVLHMFDDNGATVDESWAFMPKEFFPKIKALRENHVSTGKVYGIDGSPVVYLLDKNGDGSINSSNGDKAWIFFGLRRGGSSYYGLDISTPDTPKLLWHLDASTAGFSELGQSWSQPQLGYTKINVSGGVPQPVLIFGGGYGLAKDNSGVGGSDTVGRGIYIVDAKTGTLKWSLTPAATSGANTQFTGFSDSIPASLGTLDSDADGLIDRIYAGDSGGNLWRVDMPEADPNSSQTPWTVFKLAQLGGETNATDRRFFSQPAIVRTFIEETRSSSVTDEEGETTTVVTRQETPYEAILIGSGDRSTPSSGDTDDKFFMVKDPHIFTQSFLGENIPVPYTIENLYDYTDDPFGQALTSQEKESLALAVSQKSGWFIDFAGQGEKSMSAATAIAGVAYFNSFTPGSGSDNSCELNAGSGLLYAVNLALGTKVYDWRTLSVGERVPDTPTIIIPPEDDEKKYSRLLFVGVGEGSGAGTLTLCDANDCCNGDCDPDDPNGPADGISLKTMRTYLYVAESQ; this is encoded by the coding sequence GTTGGCGGCCGTGGGGCGCTACACAGGTTATATCCGGGAATACCGTTTCCAGGGGCAAAATGGCAGCTGGCAGGAATTGCCGGATAATAACGGCGCCAATATCGAAATTCTCGACTGCTTCGATGATATCCAGCTGGAAGACCCGGATAATGCCGGTGTGGAAAAAAATGGCGGCACCATAGAGCCCCTGCCGGACGGCTATCCGGTAGATGGTTTGGGAACCAAGCAAAATCCTGTCTATTATACGTCTGATATCAATGCTTCCAATACGGCATTGGGCTCAGGCTCAGTCGTGACCCTGTACAGTGACAACTACCTGCGTTGGAGCCAGAGCGAAGCCATAGATAGTGTTGAACTTACCCGGTTAGCTATCGCAAAAGATACGGTAACAGATCTGATCGAATCGGCGCCTTCGGTAGATTTTGGCCTGCAAATCTTTAACTATAATTTCCCCGGGGAACATACCCGGGACGGCGGCCGTATTGTGATGGGAATCCAGGAGATGACCGCCAGTTCAAGACAAAACCTGGTTGATTTGATTGACCAGGAGCTTGATGCCGAGACCAATACCCCTTTGTGTGAAAGTTTATACGAAGTCTCCCGTTACCTGGGGGGCAAGTCGGTGGACTTTGGTGACAACGACTCCAACAGCGGTGCTGCCTATAAAGGCAATACCCCCCCCAGGGATACCTCGATTGAGAGCTCCGGCAGTTATATCAGTCCTTACCGCGGCTGCAGCAATGAAGTCTTTGTAATTTTAATTACCGACGGTGAACCTACGGAAGACAGGGCGGCGGATACCGCGATTGCCAGCTTGCCCGGCATGGGCAGCTTGTTTCAGAACAATTATTTACCTGCGCTGGCCCAATGGATGCACAACAATGATATCAACGACAATTTGGACGATAAGCAAATTTCAACGTTATTTACCGTAGGTTTCGGTAAGGATGCCGAAAGTGCGGAAGAGCTGCTGAGTAAAGCGGCAGAGCTTGGGGGAGGCCAGTATTACCCGGCTACGGATCCCAATGATTTACTGGCTTCACTGCAATCGGCCTTATTGGAAATTCTCAGCATTAATACCAGTTTTACCGCCCCTTCTGTCGCTTCCAATAATTTTGACCGTACCGAAACCCTGGATGCCGTTTATTATGCGATGTTTTTACCTGCCCAGGGCCCCCGCTGGCAGGGAAACCTGAAGAAGCTGAAAGTGACTGGCGGTGGCCTGGTTGACCGTGAAGGAAAGGATGCTATCGGCAGCAATGGTAGCATATTGGCAAGCGCGAAAACCTTCTGGAGTACGTCGGCACAGGCTGACGGTGAGGATGTCCAGGCCGGCGGGGTCGCGGAGATGCTCAGAGCCAAGACTGACCGGGTGATTTACAGCGATCTCGGCAGTTCCGGGGCATTAGTCCCTTTCACCCGCAGTAACAGTGAAAGCCATTATGGCGGTAGCGCTAATTTAGCCGCTGTGCTTAATGTCAGCGAAGATGATATAGATAATACCCTTAACTGGTGCCGGGGCATCGATGTTGACGATAGTGATCTTGATGGTGTCACATCGGATATCCGCTTTGATGTTTTTGGCGACCCTCTTCATTCCAAGCCCCTGGTGGTTAATTACGGTGGCTCCAGCGATAGCCAGGATGTCAGGATCTTGGTAGGCACCAATGCCGGTGTTTTGCATATGTTTGATGATAACGGTGCTACTGTTGATGAAAGCTGGGCTTTTATGCCGAAAGAGTTTTTCCCGAAGATCAAGGCATTGCGGGAGAATCACGTCTCTACCGGCAAAGTATACGGTATCGACGGTTCCCCCGTGGTTTATTTGCTGGATAAAAACGGCGACGGTTCCATCAACAGCAGTAATGGCGATAAGGCCTGGATATTCTTTGGTCTGCGCCGTGGCGGCTCTTCTTATTACGGCCTGGATATCAGTACACCGGATACGCCTAAGCTGTTATGGCATTTGGATGCAAGTACTGCCGGTTTTAGCGAGCTGGGACAATCCTGGTCACAACCTCAGCTGGGATACACCAAAATCAATGTTTCCGGCGGGGTGCCGCAGCCGGTATTGATTTTTGGCGGGGGCTACGGGCTTGCCAAAGATAACAGTGGTGTTGGCGGCAGTGATACCGTTGGCCGGGGGATATATATAGTCGATGCCAAAACGGGTACGCTGAAGTGGAGCCTGACACCGGCGGCAACCAGCGGGGCGAATACCCAGTTTACCGGATTTTCGGATAGTATCCCGGCAAGCCTGGGAACGCTCGACAGTGATGCCGATGGTTTGATTGACCGTATATATGCCGGGGACAGCGGCGGCAACCTTTGGCGGGTCGATATGCCGGAAGCTGACCCCAACAGCTCCCAGACTCCCTGGACGGTATTTAAGCTGGCACAGCTAGGGGGAGAGACCAATGCCACCGACCGGCGTTTTTTCAGCCAGCCGGCAATCGTCAGAACCTTTATTGAGGAAACCAGGTCCTCATCGGTGACGGATGAAGAGGGAGAAACTACCACAGTGGTTACCCGTCAGGAAACCCCTTATGAAGCGATATTAATTGGCAGCGGTGATCGTTCTACGCCATCCTCCGGGGATACCGACGATAAATTCTTTATGGTCAAAGACCCCCACATTTTTACCCAATCTTTCCTGGGGGAAAATATTCCTGTCCCCTATACCATAGAAAACTTATATGATTATACTGATGATCCCTTTGGCCAGGCCCTGACCAGCCAGGAGAAAGAATCGCTGGCACTGGCGGTGAGCCAAAAGTCCGGTTGGTTTATCGACTTTGCCGGGCAGGGGGAGAAGAGTATGTCGGCTGCCACGGCGATTGCCGGTGTGGCCTATTTTAATTCCTTTACCCCGGGAAGCGGCAGCGATAACAGCTGTGAATTGAATGCCGGCAGCGGTTTGTTATATGCGGTGAACCTGGCGCTTGGCACTAAGGTTTATGACTGGCGAACCCTAAGCGTCGGTGAAAGGGTGCCGGATACGCCCACCATTATTATTCCTCCCGAGGATGATGAGAAAAAATATAGCCGTTTATTGTTTGTCGGTGTCGGAGAAGGCTCCGGAGCCGGCACCCTTACCTTATGCGATGCCAACGATTGCTGTAACGGCGACTGCGATCCGGATGACCCGAACGGCCCGGCGGATGGCATCAGTTTGAAAACCATGCGTACTTATCTTTATGTAGCGGAATCCCAATGA
- a CDS encoding TapY2 family type IVa secretion system protein: protein MKRCKKLGLLLPLLLLAVGSQAAKNERVELKCHVELFGGNEVIHFVNAKKSQGLNMANKLTGKSIMVSGSREKQKIYRVKECTDLHGKFKGDLANRLDAETVR from the coding sequence ATGAAGCGTTGTAAAAAACTTGGTTTGCTGTTGCCCTTGCTGCTACTGGCAGTGGGGAGTCAGGCAGCCAAAAATGAAAGAGTCGAACTTAAATGCCATGTGGAACTCTTCGGCGGCAATGAGGTGATACATTTTGTTAATGCCAAAAAAAGTCAGGGGTTAAACATGGCAAATAAACTCACCGGCAAAAGCATTATGGTTAGCGGCAGCAGAGAAAAGCAAAAGATCTACCGGGTAAAAGAATGTACCGATCTGCACGGGAAGTTTAAAGGAGATTTGGCAAACCGGCTGGACGCGGAAACCGTACGTTAA
- a CDS encoding outer membrane protein assembly factor BamD, producing the protein MEKLTIKMMVLALALGLGGCSSSDDNDIDKVPDKSAQALSADAREALDNGLYQKAIQILSAIDSRFPFGPISHQVQLDLLYAYYKSGDAAQGIALADRFLRLNPTHPNIDYVYYMRALINQATEANLFQDLAGIDRSDRDPTASRDAFNDLKKIVNDYPESEYAKDARKRMIGIKSRLAKYELAVARFYLKREAYASAANRGRYIVEYFSPSDEVEQALEIMIECYDKLNLEDLKRNSKQVLAVNYPDNPLVAN; encoded by the coding sequence ATGGAAAAACTGACAATTAAAATGATGGTATTAGCACTGGCGCTTGGGCTAGGCGGGTGTTCGTCATCAGATGACAATGATATTGACAAGGTGCCTGATAAATCGGCCCAGGCCTTATCTGCCGATGCCAGAGAAGCATTAGATAACGGATTATATCAAAAAGCCATCCAAATCCTTTCCGCTATCGACTCCCGTTTTCCTTTTGGGCCTATTTCCCACCAGGTACAGCTGGACCTGCTTTATGCCTATTACAAAAGCGGTGATGCAGCCCAGGGCATAGCGTTAGCCGATCGTTTCCTCAGACTTAATCCTACCCACCCGAACATAGATTATGTTTATTATATGCGTGCCCTGATCAACCAAGCCACCGAAGCCAACCTGTTCCAGGATCTGGCCGGCATAGACAGATCGGATCGCGATCCTACAGCGTCACGGGATGCCTTTAACGACCTGAAAAAAATAGTTAATGATTACCCTGAAAGTGAATATGCCAAAGATGCCCGCAAACGTATGATAGGGATCAAATCCCGTCTCGCCAAATATGAACTGGCCGTTGCCCGCTTTTACTTAAAGAGGGAAGCCTATGCCTCTGCTGCCAACCGCGGCCGTTACATAGTTGAGTATTTCTCTCCCAGTGATGAAGTTGAACAGGCACTGGAGATCATGATTGAATGTTACGACAAGCTTAATCTTGAAGATCTTAAGCGCAACTCTAAACAGGTATTGGCGGTAAATTATCCCGATAATCCGCTGGTGGCCAATTAA
- the pgeF gene encoding peptidoglycan editing factor PgeF, translated as MNINNRYFCQPDWPVAKVLAFNTSRLHPLKDEPLVAPYGNFNLGAHVGDDIAKVEDNRRLLKQFLPESSQIQWLEQVHGNTVAEVLRHNEHPLVADAAITRNPEITLAVMTADCLPVLLTCAEGREVAAVHAGWRPLQAGIIAGTLEKMHSPNKGLYAWLGPCISERAFEVGAEVRQAFVEQDAMFDVAFKPSGQGKYLGNLPLIARLQLSSLGVKHIHAVDHCTYAMQQRYYSYRRDGTTGRMAALITRL; from the coding sequence GTGAATATTAACAATCGCTATTTTTGTCAGCCCGACTGGCCGGTAGCTAAGGTACTGGCCTTTAACACCAGCCGGCTGCACCCGTTAAAAGATGAACCTTTGGTTGCGCCATACGGTAATTTTAACCTGGGAGCGCATGTCGGGGATGACATCGCTAAGGTTGAAGATAACAGGCGTCTATTAAAGCAATTTTTACCTGAATCCAGCCAGATCCAGTGGTTGGAGCAGGTGCACGGCAATACCGTGGCTGAGGTCCTCCGGCATAATGAACACCCCCTGGTGGCGGATGCTGCCATAACCCGCAACCCGGAGATTACCCTGGCGGTGATGACAGCCGATTGCCTGCCTGTATTATTAACCTGCGCAGAGGGCAGGGAGGTTGCCGCTGTTCATGCCGGCTGGCGTCCTTTACAGGCGGGTATCATTGCCGGAACACTTGAAAAGATGCACAGTCCGAATAAAGGCCTTTATGCCTGGTTAGGGCCTTGTATCAGTGAAAGGGCGTTTGAGGTTGGAGCCGAGGTCAGGCAAGCCTTTGTTGAACAAGACGCTATGTTCGACGTTGCCTTCAAGCCTAGCGGACAGGGAAAATATTTGGGGAATTTACCGTTAATAGCCCGGTTGCAACTGAGCAGCCTGGGCGTAAAGCATATCCATGCTGTAGATCACTGCACTTATGCTATGCAGCAACGTTATTATTCTTATCGCCGTGACGGCACTACCGGAAGAATGGCGGCATTAATTACCCGCCTGTAA
- the glnB gene encoding nitrogen regulatory protein P-II — translation MKKIEAIIKPFKMDDVREALGEIGITGMTVSEVKGFGRQKGHTELYRGAEYMVDFLPKAKLEIVVSADDVDRCVEAIIQTAQTGKIGDGKIFVTDVDRVIRIRTGEENESAI, via the coding sequence ATGAAAAAAATAGAAGCGATTATTAAACCTTTTAAAATGGATGACGTCAGGGAAGCCTTGGGGGAAATAGGTATTACCGGCATGACAGTGTCTGAAGTCAAAGGCTTCGGACGGCAAAAGGGTCATACCGAGCTTTATCGTGGTGCTGAGTATATGGTGGATTTTCTGCCGAAAGCCAAACTGGAAATCGTGGTGTCGGCGGATGATGTCGACCGTTGCGTTGAAGCGATTATCCAGACGGCGCAAACAGGCAAAATTGGCGACGGGAAGATCTTTGTTACCGACGTTGACCGGGTGATCCGTATCCGTACCGGTGAGGAGAATGAATCGGCTATCTAG